In Raphanus sativus cultivar WK10039 chromosome 5, ASM80110v3, whole genome shotgun sequence, the following proteins share a genomic window:
- the LOC108859852 gene encoding leucine-rich repeat extensin-like protein 6, whose product MRTEAFFLQWRFLASCFIFTLFLLPQAFTYNTPPINPCSPHAPKWFPPIENPRLLKAYEALQAWKFTMTSDPNGFTSNWCGPHVCNYTGVFCAPALDNPYLLTVAGIDLNHANIAGYLPVELGLLTDLALFHINSNRFTGQLPMSLNCLRLLHELDVSNNKLSGEFPSVVFTLPSLKFLDIRFNGFYGDVPSKLFDLNLDALFINNNKFRFRLPENIGNSPVSVLVLANNDLQGSCVPPAFYNMGKTLHEVIITNSQISGCLNREIGLLNQLTVFDVSYNNLVGSLPETMGDMKSLEQLNIAHNKFSGYIPEGICRLPNLENFTYSYNFFSGEPPVCLRLREFDNSRNCLPLRPIQRSPAECRSFSSYPIDCASFGCSPPSPPPPPPPPPPPPPPPPPPPPPPPPYVYPSPPPPPYVYLSPPPPPYVYPSPPCTLSPPMHD is encoded by the coding sequence ATGAGAACAGAAGCTTTCTTCCTCCAATGGCGTTTCTTAGCCTCTTGTTTCATCTTCaccctctttcttcttcctcaagctTTCACTTACAATACTCCTCCCATCAACCCATGCTCCCCACATGCTCCTAAATGGTTTCCTCCCATCGAAAACCCAAGGCTCTTAAAAGCTTACGAAGCTCTCCAAGCTTGGAAATTCACAATGACCTCAGACCCAAACGGCTTCACTTCTAACTGGTGTGGTCCTCATGTTTGTAACTACACAGGCGTCTTCTGTGCACCCGCTCTAGATAACCCTTACCTCTTAACCGTAGCCGGTATAGACTTAAACCATGCCAACATCGCTGGTTATCTCCCGGTAGAGCTCGGTCTCTTAACCGATCTTGCCTTATTCCATATCAATTCCAACCGTTTTACAGGTCAACTCCCTATGTCTCTAAACTGCCTCAGACTTCTTCACGAGCTTGACGTCAGCAACAATAAACTCTCCGGCGAGTTTCCTTCCGTAGTCTTCACGTTACCTTCTTTAAAGTTTCTTGATATTAGGTTTAATGGTTTCTACGGTGATGTTCCGAGCAAACTCTTTGACCTAAACCTTGATGCTCTCTTCATTAACAACAACAAGTTCCGGTTTAGGCTACCGGAAAACATCGGAAACTCTCCGGTTTCGGTTCTTGTCTTAGCCAACAACGATCTCCAAGGATCTTGTGTGCCTCCGGCTTTTTACAACATGGGGAAAACGTTACATGAGGTCATTATCACGAATAGTCAGATTAGCGGTTGTTTAAACCGGGAAATCGGTTTGCTAAACCAGTTGACTGTTTTTGACGTGAGTTATAATAACTTGGTCGGTTCGTTGCCAGAGACTATGGGTGATATGAAGAGTTTGGAGCAGTTAAACATCGCTCATAACAAATTCTCCGGTTACATTCCGGAGGGTATCTGCCGACTACCGAACCTCGAGAACTTTACTTACTCTTATAACTTCTTCTCCGGCGAGCCACCGGTTTGTCTGAGGCTTCGGGAATTTGACAACAGTAGAAATTGTTTACCGTTGAGGCCAATCCAACGGTCTCCCGCCGAGTGTAGATCCTTTTCTTCATATCCTATTGACTGTGCTTCTTTTGGCTGCTCTCCGCCTAGTCCAccgcctccaccaccaccaccgccaccaccgccaccaccgCCCCCGCCCccgcctccaccaccaccaccatatgtgTATCCATCGCCTCCTCCGCCACCATACGTGTATCTGTCACCTCCTCCGCCACCATATGTGTATCCGTCGCCTCCGTGTACTCTATCACCGCCGATGCATGACTAA